A DNA window from Macrobrachium rosenbergii isolate ZJJX-2024 chromosome 41, ASM4041242v1, whole genome shotgun sequence contains the following coding sequences:
- the LOC136827080 gene encoding uncharacterized protein: protein MSEITKNVESRIGEFHTTHRHLAHIHVDIVGPLPTFEEYRYLITIINRNTRWPEAILIWQQTAESYVKALTRWVSRQGILQVIKSEWGPTSHPVYGTPLQTVLGQRQYTQWHTTQKPVALSKASLMARCQGRSWRKDLPLGPTGPENVTTHGI from the coding sequence ATGTCAGAAATAACAAAGAACGTGGAGAgcagaataggagagttccacacaactCACCGCCATCTCGCCCATATCCACGTCGACATAGTGGGCCCTCTACCCACCTTTGAGGAATACAGATACCTGATCACCATCAtcaacagaaataccaggtggccagaagcaatactgATATGGCAACAGACGGCGGAGAGTTATGTAAAAGCTCTAACTAGATGGGTCAGCAGACAAGGAATCCTGCAGGTCATCAAGAGTGAATGGGGGCCAACTTCACATCCAGTGTATGGAACTCCCTTGCAGACAGTTTTGGGACAAAGACAGTACACACAATGGCATACAACGCAGAAGCCAGTGGCATTGTCGAAAGCATCACTCATGGCCAGATGTCAAggcaggagttggagaaaggacTTACCTTTGGGTCCTACTGGGCCTGAGAATGTCACCACACACGGCATTTGa